A window of Chlorobium phaeobacteroides DSM 266 genomic DNA:
CCTGGACACGGAAAATCTTTCCCGGAAGACTCAAAAAGTTATTTCTGAGTCCGGGGCACCGTGTCCATAGGTAATGGGGATGCCGAACAAAAATAAAGCTAAAATGTAAGCATTCGTCCGCTGACTTGCAAGAGCGTGTTATCCAATCATTATTTCCGAGTAATCGCCGATATTGATTTTATGGAAGGACCCGTTAATGGATGCGTTGTTGCCTACAATCGATTGGGTGAGCATTACACCGGTTACCTGGGCCTCACTGCCGATAATGGAGTTTTTTACGACGGCATCAGTTATGACGGCATGTTCAGCGACGGATGTGTTTGGTCCGATAATGGCATTTTCAAGCGTGGCGCTGTCGGCTATGAATACGGGTTCGTTGATGATGCATCCTGGAAACGTTTTTCCTGACACTGTTTTCTGCAGGAGAATTTCGTTGGTAGAGAGAAGCGTTTCAGGTTTGCCGCAATCATACCACCCTTCAACAGGAAATGTTGTAAACGGTTCACCCCGTTCAATCATGAGTTGGAGCGCATCGGTAAGCTGGTACTCTCCTTTGGTTTTTATCTCATTGCTGATCAGGTGATCGATGCACTCAAAAAGCGGCTGCGCCTTGTAAAGAAAATAGAGGCCGACAATGGCCAGATTGCTTACAGGCGTATCAGGTTTTTCAACAAGTTTTTTAATGCGGTTTTCTTCCATCACCGCCACTCCGAACCGTCGAGGGTCTTCGACCTCCTTGACTCCCAGCGTTGAGCAGGGGCTCTGAAGCACGGGGGAAAGATCGACATCGAAAACCGTGTCGCCAAGAATGATAAGCAGGGGATCGGTTTTATCGACATGGTCTTTACACATCCAGACCGCATGGGCAAGACCAAGCATTTCAGTCTGATCGACAAAGGTGAACTTTATGGTGTAGTGTTTGCGCAGCCAATCTTCGACCATACTGCCGAGATAACCTACAATGACAATAGCTTCATCGATTCCGGCATCAATAAGCTTGTCCATGATGTGGCCGATGATCGGTTTGCCGGCAACATTTAAAAGAACTTTCGGGTGCGAGTAGGTGTGAGGACGCAGACGGGTTCCAACGCCTGCAACAGGAATGATGGCTTTCATAATGGTCTGTCGGGTTAGATTGTAAGGTGCCCGGGTCACGCATTTTTTTTCTCTTCTTGCGCTGAAGGAAATTTAGTGATTCATGACTCTCTTTCTTGCATGAAAAAAAGAGAAATCGGTTGTATTTTCGGGTGGCTTTTCTTTTAATATGCAGTATGAGTTCGGGAAAACAGGATTGTGGCTTTATGGGTGAGCGGATAAAAAAAATTTTCAGACAATCAGGAGTTATTCCGGTTATGGATAATCGACTGGTACTGATAACCTCCAGAAAGACGAATCGGTGGACTATTCCCAAGGGATATGTCGAAAAAGGGCTTTCAGCGGCTGAATCCGCAGCAAAGGAGGCCTATGAGGAGGCTGGTCTCATAGGTGTTGTGCATCATGAAGAGGCAGGAGCGTACCGTTACAGCAAATTCGGCAAGCTGTTTTCAGTTCAGGTTTTTCCGCTCTATATCGAAACGCTGCTTGACGACTGGGATGAAATGCATGTCCGACAGCGAAAAATCGTATCTCCCCTCGAAGCTTTTGATCTTTTGTATCATGACCAGCTCAAGGACGTTATTGCCGGGTATTTCGGCATCAAACGGAACGGCAGATGATGAGCGCTTGTCTTTTACTTTCGCGCTCTCTTGGAGGTTCGTAGACAGCAGGGTGGAAAAGTATTATTTTTTTTGGAGGTAATGATTCTTGTGATATATTAGGAGCCTTCCATTAAGGAACGGGGCGTGGCGCAGTTGGTAGCGTGCCTGCTTTGGGAGCAGGAGGTCCCGAGTTCGAGTCTCGGTGCCCCGACAGGTTGGAATTATTGACAGATACGGCTGTGCCCGTAGCTCAATGGATAGAGCATCAGCCTTCTAAGCTGAGGGTTACTGGTTCGAGTCCAGTCGGGCATACAAGAAGTTGATCCGTAGAGTTTCTATGGTGATTGTAGCTCAGTTGGTTAGAGCGCCAGGTTGTGGCCCTGGAGGTCGGGGGTTCGAGTCCC
This region includes:
- a CDS encoding sugar phosphate nucleotidyltransferase — protein: MKAIIPVAGVGTRLRPHTYSHPKVLLNVAGKPIIGHIMDKLIDAGIDEAIVIVGYLGSMVEDWLRKHYTIKFTFVDQTEMLGLAHAVWMCKDHVDKTDPLLIILGDTVFDVDLSPVLQSPCSTLGVKEVEDPRRFGVAVMEENRIKKLVEKPDTPVSNLAIVGLYFLYKAQPLFECIDHLISNEIKTKGEYQLTDALQLMIERGEPFTTFPVEGWYDCGKPETLLSTNEILLQKTVSGKTFPGCIINEPVFIADSATLENAIIGPNTSVAEHAVITDAVVKNSIIGSEAQVTGVMLTQSIVGNNASINGSFHKINIGDYSEIMIG
- a CDS encoding NUDIX hydrolase, with the protein product MGERIKKIFRQSGVIPVMDNRLVLITSRKTNRWTIPKGYVEKGLSAAESAAKEAYEEAGLIGVVHHEEAGAYRYSKFGKLFSVQVFPLYIETLLDDWDEMHVRQRKIVSPLEAFDLLYHDQLKDVIAGYFGIKRNGR